One segment of Gopherus flavomarginatus isolate rGopFla2 chromosome 8, rGopFla2.mat.asm, whole genome shotgun sequence DNA contains the following:
- the NONO gene encoding non-POU domain-containing octamer-binding protein isoform X4, producing MQGNKGFNMEKQNHAPRKQHQQQHQQPPIPANGQQANSQKRLCTLFPSDEGLTIDLKNFRKPGEKTFTQRSRLFVGNLPPDITEEEMRKLFEKYGKAGEVFIHKDKGFGFIRLETRTLAEIAKVELDNMPLRGKQLRVRFACHSASLTVRNLPQFVSNELLEEAFSVFGQVERAVVIVDDRGRSSGKGIVEFSGKPAARKALDRCSEGSFLLTTFPRPVTVEPMDQYDDEEGLPEKLVIKNQQFHKEREQPPRFAQPGSFEYEYAMRWKALIEMEKQQQEQVDRNIKEAREKLEMEMEAARHEHQVMLMRQDLMRRQEELRRMEELHNQEVQKRKQLELRQEEERRRREEEMRRQQEEMMRRQQEGFKGNFADAREPPDMRMGQMGMGGAIGMNNRGAMGATTVPAGAPPAAGPGAMMPDGAMGMLYLGY from the exons ATGCAAGGAAATAAAGGCTTTAACATGGAGAAGCAAAACCATGCTCCAAGAAAACAGCATCAGCAACAGCATCAACAACCACCTATTCCTGCTAATGGACAGCAGGCCAACAGCCAGA AGCGACTGTGTACCTTATTCCCCTCAGATGAAGGCCTCACTATTGACCTGAAGAATTTCCGGAAACCTGGTGAAAAGACATTCACTCAGAGGAGCCGCCTCTTTGTGGGGAACCTGCCCCCAGATATTACTGAGGAGGAGATGAGAAAGTTGTTTGAAAAGTATGGGAAGGCAGGTGAAGTCTTCATACACAAGGACAAAGGCTTTGGATTTATCAGGCTG GAAACTCGCACTCTAGCCGAGATTGCAAAGGTAGAACTAGACAACATGCCTCTTCGTGGGAAGCAGCTGAGAGTGCGTTTTGCATGCCACAGCGCATCACTGACTGTCAGAAACCTGCCTCAATTTGTGTCAAATGAGCTTCTGGAGGAGGCCTTCTCTGTGTTCGGCCAGGTGGAAAGGGCTGTGGTTATTGTGGATGACAGAGGAAGATCGTCTGGGAAAGGCATTGTGGAGTTTTCAGGGAAACCTGCTGCTAGGAAAGCTCTGGACCGATGTAGTGAAGGGTCTTTCCTGCTAACCAC ATTTCCTCGACCTGTCACTGTGGAGCCAATGGATCAGTATGATGATGAGGAGGGACTGCCGGAGAAATTGGTCATCAAAAACCAGCAATTTCACAA GGAACGTGAACAGCCTCCTAGGTTTGCACAGCCTGGTTCTTTTGAATATGAGTATGCCATGCGCTGGAAGGCTCTGAtagaaatggaaaagcagcagcaagaaCAGGTGGACCGCAACATCAAGGAAGCACGTGAGAAGCTGGAAATGGAGATGGAAGCAGCTCGCCATGAGCACCAAGTTATGCTCATGAGGCAAG ACTTAATGAGACGCCAGGAAGAACTAAGGAGAATGGAGGAACTGCATAACCAAGAAGTGCAGAAACGTAAACAGCTGGAGCTCAG GCAGGAGGAGGAACGCAGACGCCGTGAGGAGGAGATGAGGCGGCAGCAGGAGGAGATGATGAGACGCCAGCAAGAGGGCTTTAAAGGGAATTTTGCTGATGCG AGGGAGCCACCGGATATGCGCATGGGACAGATGGGCATGGGAG GTGCCATAGGTATGAACAATAGAGGGGCTATGGGTGCTACCACTGTCCCAGCCGGTGCACCtccagcagctggtcctggagctATGATGCCTGATGGAGCCATGGGAATG
- the NONO gene encoding non-POU domain-containing octamer-binding protein isoform X3 has protein sequence MQGNKGFNMEKQNHAPRKQHQQQHQQPPIPANGQQANSQKRLCTLFPSDEGLTIDLKNFRKPGEKTFTQRSRLFVGNLPPDITEEEMRKLFEKYGKAGEVFIHKDKGFGFIRLETRTLAEIAKVELDNMPLRGKQLRVRFACHSASLTVRNLPQFVSNELLEEAFSVFGQVERAVVIVDDRGRSSGKGIVEFSGKPAARKALDRCSEGSFLLTTFPRPVTVEPMDQYDDEEGLPEKLVIKNQQFHKEREQPPRFAQPGSFEYEYAMRWKALIEMEKQQQEQVDRNIKEAREKLEMEMEAARHEHQVMLMRQDLMRRQEELRRMEELHNQEVQKRKQLELRQEEERRRREEEMRRQQEEMMRRQQEGFKGNFADAREPPDMRMGQMGMGGAIGMNNRGAMGATTVPAGAPPAAGPGAMMPDGAMGMVCCVNHSTDSLCSFPDERTFSSRYQRIRNQI, from the exons ATGCAAGGAAATAAAGGCTTTAACATGGAGAAGCAAAACCATGCTCCAAGAAAACAGCATCAGCAACAGCATCAACAACCACCTATTCCTGCTAATGGACAGCAGGCCAACAGCCAGA AGCGACTGTGTACCTTATTCCCCTCAGATGAAGGCCTCACTATTGACCTGAAGAATTTCCGGAAACCTGGTGAAAAGACATTCACTCAGAGGAGCCGCCTCTTTGTGGGGAACCTGCCCCCAGATATTACTGAGGAGGAGATGAGAAAGTTGTTTGAAAAGTATGGGAAGGCAGGTGAAGTCTTCATACACAAGGACAAAGGCTTTGGATTTATCAGGCTG GAAACTCGCACTCTAGCCGAGATTGCAAAGGTAGAACTAGACAACATGCCTCTTCGTGGGAAGCAGCTGAGAGTGCGTTTTGCATGCCACAGCGCATCACTGACTGTCAGAAACCTGCCTCAATTTGTGTCAAATGAGCTTCTGGAGGAGGCCTTCTCTGTGTTCGGCCAGGTGGAAAGGGCTGTGGTTATTGTGGATGACAGAGGAAGATCGTCTGGGAAAGGCATTGTGGAGTTTTCAGGGAAACCTGCTGCTAGGAAAGCTCTGGACCGATGTAGTGAAGGGTCTTTCCTGCTAACCAC ATTTCCTCGACCTGTCACTGTGGAGCCAATGGATCAGTATGATGATGAGGAGGGACTGCCGGAGAAATTGGTCATCAAAAACCAGCAATTTCACAA GGAACGTGAACAGCCTCCTAGGTTTGCACAGCCTGGTTCTTTTGAATATGAGTATGCCATGCGCTGGAAGGCTCTGAtagaaatggaaaagcagcagcaagaaCAGGTGGACCGCAACATCAAGGAAGCACGTGAGAAGCTGGAAATGGAGATGGAAGCAGCTCGCCATGAGCACCAAGTTATGCTCATGAGGCAAG ACTTAATGAGACGCCAGGAAGAACTAAGGAGAATGGAGGAACTGCATAACCAAGAAGTGCAGAAACGTAAACAGCTGGAGCTCAG GCAGGAGGAGGAACGCAGACGCCGTGAGGAGGAGATGAGGCGGCAGCAGGAGGAGATGATGAGACGCCAGCAAGAGGGCTTTAAAGGGAATTTTGCTGATGCG AGGGAGCCACCGGATATGCGCATGGGACAGATGGGCATGGGAG GTGCCATAGGTATGAACAATAGAGGGGCTATGGGTGCTACCACTGTCCCAGCCGGTGCACCtccagcagctggtcctggagctATGATGCCTGATGGAGCCATGGGAATG
- the NONO gene encoding non-POU domain-containing octamer-binding protein isoform X5, with the protein MQGNKGFNMEKQNHAPRKQHQQQHQQPPIPANGQQANSQKRLCTLFPSDEGLTIDLKNFRKPGEKTFTQRSRLFVGNLPPDITEEEMRKLFEKYGKAGEVFIHKDKGFGFIRLETRTLAEIAKVELDNMPLRGKQLRVRFACHSASLTVRNLPQFVSNELLEEAFSVFGQVERAVVIVDDRGRSSGKGIVEFSGKPAARKALDRCSEGSFLLTTFPRPVTVEPMDQYDDEEGLPEKLVIKNQQFHKEREQPPRFAQPGSFEYEYAMRWKALIEMEKQQQEQVDRNIKEAREKLEMEMEAARHEHQVMLMRQDLMRRQEELRRMEELHNQEVQKRKQLELRQEEERRRREEEMRRQQEEMMRRQQEGFKGNFADAREPPDMRMGQMGMGGAIGMNNRGAMGATTVPAGAPPAAGPGAMMPDGAMGMD; encoded by the exons ATGCAAGGAAATAAAGGCTTTAACATGGAGAAGCAAAACCATGCTCCAAGAAAACAGCATCAGCAACAGCATCAACAACCACCTATTCCTGCTAATGGACAGCAGGCCAACAGCCAGA AGCGACTGTGTACCTTATTCCCCTCAGATGAAGGCCTCACTATTGACCTGAAGAATTTCCGGAAACCTGGTGAAAAGACATTCACTCAGAGGAGCCGCCTCTTTGTGGGGAACCTGCCCCCAGATATTACTGAGGAGGAGATGAGAAAGTTGTTTGAAAAGTATGGGAAGGCAGGTGAAGTCTTCATACACAAGGACAAAGGCTTTGGATTTATCAGGCTG GAAACTCGCACTCTAGCCGAGATTGCAAAGGTAGAACTAGACAACATGCCTCTTCGTGGGAAGCAGCTGAGAGTGCGTTTTGCATGCCACAGCGCATCACTGACTGTCAGAAACCTGCCTCAATTTGTGTCAAATGAGCTTCTGGAGGAGGCCTTCTCTGTGTTCGGCCAGGTGGAAAGGGCTGTGGTTATTGTGGATGACAGAGGAAGATCGTCTGGGAAAGGCATTGTGGAGTTTTCAGGGAAACCTGCTGCTAGGAAAGCTCTGGACCGATGTAGTGAAGGGTCTTTCCTGCTAACCAC ATTTCCTCGACCTGTCACTGTGGAGCCAATGGATCAGTATGATGATGAGGAGGGACTGCCGGAGAAATTGGTCATCAAAAACCAGCAATTTCACAA GGAACGTGAACAGCCTCCTAGGTTTGCACAGCCTGGTTCTTTTGAATATGAGTATGCCATGCGCTGGAAGGCTCTGAtagaaatggaaaagcagcagcaagaaCAGGTGGACCGCAACATCAAGGAAGCACGTGAGAAGCTGGAAATGGAGATGGAAGCAGCTCGCCATGAGCACCAAGTTATGCTCATGAGGCAAG ACTTAATGAGACGCCAGGAAGAACTAAGGAGAATGGAGGAACTGCATAACCAAGAAGTGCAGAAACGTAAACAGCTGGAGCTCAG GCAGGAGGAGGAACGCAGACGCCGTGAGGAGGAGATGAGGCGGCAGCAGGAGGAGATGATGAGACGCCAGCAAGAGGGCTTTAAAGGGAATTTTGCTGATGCG AGGGAGCCACCGGATATGCGCATGGGACAGATGGGCATGGGAG GTGCCATAGGTATGAACAATAGAGGGGCTATGGGTGCTACCACTGTCCCAGCCGGTGCACCtccagcagctggtcctggagctATGATGCCTGATGGAGCCATGGGAATG
- the NONO gene encoding non-POU domain-containing octamer-binding protein isoform X2, with amino-acid sequence MQGNKGFNMEKQNHAPRKQHQQQHQQPPIPANGQQANSQNEGLTIDLKNFRKPGEKTFTQRSRLFVGNLPPDITEEEMRKLFEKYGKAGEVFIHKDKGFGFIRLETRTLAEIAKVELDNMPLRGKQLRVRFACHSASLTVRNLPQFVSNELLEEAFSVFGQVERAVVIVDDRGRSSGKGIVEFSGKPAARKALDRCSEGSFLLTTFPRPVTVEPMDQYDDEEGLPEKLVIKNQQFHKEREQPPRFAQPGSFEYEYAMRWKALIEMEKQQQEQVDRNIKEAREKLEMEMEAARHEHQVMLMRQDLMRRQEELRRMEELHNQEVQKRKQLELRQEEERRRREEEMRRQQEEMMRRQQEGFKGNFADAREPPDMRMGQMGMGGAIGMNNRGAMGATTVPAGAPPAAGPGAMMPDGAMGMTPPPPTDRFGQGSAMEGLGAMGGNPPGFNRGNPGGDFGPNKRRRY; translated from the exons ATGCAAGGAAATAAAGGCTTTAACATGGAGAAGCAAAACCATGCTCCAAGAAAACAGCATCAGCAACAGCATCAACAACCACCTATTCCTGCTAATGGACAGCAGGCCAACAGCCAGA ATGAAGGCCTCACTATTGACCTGAAGAATTTCCGGAAACCTGGTGAAAAGACATTCACTCAGAGGAGCCGCCTCTTTGTGGGGAACCTGCCCCCAGATATTACTGAGGAGGAGATGAGAAAGTTGTTTGAAAAGTATGGGAAGGCAGGTGAAGTCTTCATACACAAGGACAAAGGCTTTGGATTTATCAGGCTG GAAACTCGCACTCTAGCCGAGATTGCAAAGGTAGAACTAGACAACATGCCTCTTCGTGGGAAGCAGCTGAGAGTGCGTTTTGCATGCCACAGCGCATCACTGACTGTCAGAAACCTGCCTCAATTTGTGTCAAATGAGCTTCTGGAGGAGGCCTTCTCTGTGTTCGGCCAGGTGGAAAGGGCTGTGGTTATTGTGGATGACAGAGGAAGATCGTCTGGGAAAGGCATTGTGGAGTTTTCAGGGAAACCTGCTGCTAGGAAAGCTCTGGACCGATGTAGTGAAGGGTCTTTCCTGCTAACCAC ATTTCCTCGACCTGTCACTGTGGAGCCAATGGATCAGTATGATGATGAGGAGGGACTGCCGGAGAAATTGGTCATCAAAAACCAGCAATTTCACAA GGAACGTGAACAGCCTCCTAGGTTTGCACAGCCTGGTTCTTTTGAATATGAGTATGCCATGCGCTGGAAGGCTCTGAtagaaatggaaaagcagcagcaagaaCAGGTGGACCGCAACATCAAGGAAGCACGTGAGAAGCTGGAAATGGAGATGGAAGCAGCTCGCCATGAGCACCAAGTTATGCTCATGAGGCAAG ACTTAATGAGACGCCAGGAAGAACTAAGGAGAATGGAGGAACTGCATAACCAAGAAGTGCAGAAACGTAAACAGCTGGAGCTCAG GCAGGAGGAGGAACGCAGACGCCGTGAGGAGGAGATGAGGCGGCAGCAGGAGGAGATGATGAGACGCCAGCAAGAGGGCTTTAAAGGGAATTTTGCTGATGCG AGGGAGCCACCGGATATGCGCATGGGACAGATGGGCATGGGAG GTGCCATAGGTATGAACAATAGAGGGGCTATGGGTGCTACCACTGTCCCAGCCGGTGCACCtccagcagctggtcctggagctATGATGCCTGATGGAGCCATGGGAATG
- the NONO gene encoding non-POU domain-containing octamer-binding protein isoform X1 encodes MQGNKGFNMEKQNHAPRKQHQQQHQQPPIPANGQQANSQKRLCTLFPSDEGLTIDLKNFRKPGEKTFTQRSRLFVGNLPPDITEEEMRKLFEKYGKAGEVFIHKDKGFGFIRLETRTLAEIAKVELDNMPLRGKQLRVRFACHSASLTVRNLPQFVSNELLEEAFSVFGQVERAVVIVDDRGRSSGKGIVEFSGKPAARKALDRCSEGSFLLTTFPRPVTVEPMDQYDDEEGLPEKLVIKNQQFHKEREQPPRFAQPGSFEYEYAMRWKALIEMEKQQQEQVDRNIKEAREKLEMEMEAARHEHQVMLMRQDLMRRQEELRRMEELHNQEVQKRKQLELRQEEERRRREEEMRRQQEEMMRRQQEGFKGNFADAREPPDMRMGQMGMGGAIGMNNRGAMGATTVPAGAPPAAGPGAMMPDGAMGMTPPPPTDRFGQGSAMEGLGAMGGNPPGFNRGNPGGDFGPNKRRRY; translated from the exons ATGCAAGGAAATAAAGGCTTTAACATGGAGAAGCAAAACCATGCTCCAAGAAAACAGCATCAGCAACAGCATCAACAACCACCTATTCCTGCTAATGGACAGCAGGCCAACAGCCAGA AGCGACTGTGTACCTTATTCCCCTCAGATGAAGGCCTCACTATTGACCTGAAGAATTTCCGGAAACCTGGTGAAAAGACATTCACTCAGAGGAGCCGCCTCTTTGTGGGGAACCTGCCCCCAGATATTACTGAGGAGGAGATGAGAAAGTTGTTTGAAAAGTATGGGAAGGCAGGTGAAGTCTTCATACACAAGGACAAAGGCTTTGGATTTATCAGGCTG GAAACTCGCACTCTAGCCGAGATTGCAAAGGTAGAACTAGACAACATGCCTCTTCGTGGGAAGCAGCTGAGAGTGCGTTTTGCATGCCACAGCGCATCACTGACTGTCAGAAACCTGCCTCAATTTGTGTCAAATGAGCTTCTGGAGGAGGCCTTCTCTGTGTTCGGCCAGGTGGAAAGGGCTGTGGTTATTGTGGATGACAGAGGAAGATCGTCTGGGAAAGGCATTGTGGAGTTTTCAGGGAAACCTGCTGCTAGGAAAGCTCTGGACCGATGTAGTGAAGGGTCTTTCCTGCTAACCAC ATTTCCTCGACCTGTCACTGTGGAGCCAATGGATCAGTATGATGATGAGGAGGGACTGCCGGAGAAATTGGTCATCAAAAACCAGCAATTTCACAA GGAACGTGAACAGCCTCCTAGGTTTGCACAGCCTGGTTCTTTTGAATATGAGTATGCCATGCGCTGGAAGGCTCTGAtagaaatggaaaagcagcagcaagaaCAGGTGGACCGCAACATCAAGGAAGCACGTGAGAAGCTGGAAATGGAGATGGAAGCAGCTCGCCATGAGCACCAAGTTATGCTCATGAGGCAAG ACTTAATGAGACGCCAGGAAGAACTAAGGAGAATGGAGGAACTGCATAACCAAGAAGTGCAGAAACGTAAACAGCTGGAGCTCAG GCAGGAGGAGGAACGCAGACGCCGTGAGGAGGAGATGAGGCGGCAGCAGGAGGAGATGATGAGACGCCAGCAAGAGGGCTTTAAAGGGAATTTTGCTGATGCG AGGGAGCCACCGGATATGCGCATGGGACAGATGGGCATGGGAG GTGCCATAGGTATGAACAATAGAGGGGCTATGGGTGCTACCACTGTCCCAGCCGGTGCACCtccagcagctggtcctggagctATGATGCCTGATGGAGCCATGGGAATG